The Quercus lobata isolate SW786 chromosome 4, ValleyOak3.0 Primary Assembly, whole genome shotgun sequence genome segment ATTATCGGGCAGAGTTCATTTGTGATGTAACACCTGCAAAATTTAAGCATATGTAAATAATTCTAAATCTTTAGCTTTAAATAGCTTTATTGGCTAAGTCATTCGGGTTCAAGAAAATCTACCAGAAACCCGAATGATAGATTGGAATTGAAACTAGTACTCAATCCAAATAATATTAAGCTTCAAATTTCTTTCTATTCAATGTCACTATGATGTAAGTCTCTCTCTATTCAATGTCACAATATTAAATCATATATGGTGTAAGTCTCTCTCTATTCAATGTCACTAACCAATATTGCACATTACACAAACCTATTATTTATAGCTGATATGACACCAACTTTTTGCAGCATGACGATAGATCCTGGACCTATTGATCGTAGTGTATTGACGGAACAAGTTAAACATCGATCTGAGTTACTATGGAACCCTGGGAGACTAGTAATTGCCTTAAGGCATTTTCTTGTACTATGCATTCATGTCACAACTCTAATTAGctataaatactaaatatttgcataagatttttatttattgttataatatTTGCAGGATCCTCCTGGCACACTGGATTGTCGAAGTCGCCATGAAGAGTTGACACTTCAAGTTCCTATAGTAGATGATCGTGTCCTTGCCTTTGTGAGGTTGTTTGTTTAGAGGGTCTACACTTGGTCCCATTCATACAACTTGACCATGCATTGATCACTGCATTTGTAGAACGATGGCACCGAAAGACCCATACATTCCACCTACCACATGGTGAGATGACAATCACATTGCAATATGTGGAAGTTATCATGGGGTTGCCCATCGAGGGTGAGGCAATGGTTAGGCCCACTAAAAGAACTTGGACAAATGTGTGTGTTGAAATGTTTGGAATTCAAATTCCAAATGATGATCAAACTGTACTAAAAGGTCAAAGGATTATGATACCCACACTTATCGAAAGAATCAGACAACCATTGCCTCCGGATGCCAATGAGATTCAAGTTCATCAATACACTCGCTACTATATACTAGCCCTACTAGGGTATATTGTATTTCTTGACAAGTCCGAAGATAGTGTTCATCTCATGTGGTTATAATTCATGCAGAGCATTCATAATCCACGCAAGTATAGTTGGGGTAGTGCAGCTTTATCATGGTTGTACAGACAGCTGTGCAATGCAATCGACAAGAAGGCAAAGTAGATTGGCGGATCATTAATTTTGGTCCAATTGTGGATATATGTCAAGTTCCCACATATGTCCCCACAAATGGTACCCCAACCTGAGGGTGTTTATGGTCCACCACTACCACTAATTCCTCTTGCTATGATGTAAGTATATATTGTATAATTAGTGTGCTATCATGTATTATGCCACATTTTTATACGTAAACGACTAATGACCATGCGATGTTACCTGCTTGTAGGTGGGCAGGGATGATGAGTACAAAGAATGCTCCCACGCACATGCTTTCTGCAATAGGCTTGGCACGTTGGTTATTGTGGCAGTGGCGACGgcaaagttgagagagagaggtgtaatggagaagaaagagaaattgaGGGGCCGTTTGATATGGTAGTTTAAGCaatacttttcaatttttaaacaatattacacgtatttctacacacttttttacccacacgtatttctaaaaaatacaaataatattattagaaCAATGTTACCAAACGACCCTTGAGATTTTGAAATATTCAGATCGAACAGGTTTGCTGAGggttgttagagatatataatagacatattagcccaatgtaataggcccaagtcCACTCCTTCTTGTACTAGTaatctagggtttagtcgcctatatatactcatttagggttcattgtaatacaggttattgtactacattcttatataataaagatgtaactTTTAAGAAATTCCTCTGTGGATGTAAGTTGataaggctgaaccacgtaattCTCATATTCTCGCGTTgctaataattatatttaacaaGTGTTAACTGAACAATTAACCATAATTAAGCTTTCTAGAGTCaatgttttagattttaattgagaTGTCACGTCTTACACCATTGATATATTTCAAATACGTCCTGTCCCTTTCCCCACCTCTCAGACACGATACTTTCTtcccctctctcactctcagcTCTTCTCTCCCACAACCCAGCCAGTCACTCAACCTCGGGCTCATCACCTTCCATCTCTTGGTTCTTCTCTACCCCTCCATATTTTGTTGGCGCAACTCATCACCGGCTCCACCATCGTCGTCGCAACCAGTTCTTAGGTTCGATTTCTCAGTTTGCAGCGTCAATCGAGTCCACCAATCTCACCGCCGATCTGGTTTTGTCTCCTCAATATGGGTTTTGGGATTGTTTGTGGATGCCGATCTCAGTTTCTGCCACCGGGTTTCTATGTCGATCTGGGTTCTACTACTGGGTTTTAGTCGCATGGTTTGTTTTGCTAACAACTGTGAAAGACCACCTGAGTTTGCTGGGTTTTTACCAAtatcgagttttttttttttggtagctaatttgagtttgtgtgagtttgtagagaaattaaaatttgggtttaagAATTTCTGCTTTGATATGGCTGTGCTTTGACTGAAATTagagaatttgagtttgatTTGTTCAGAATTTTGAGTTTGGGTTTTTCGTGATTGaaggaaaattttcattttacatGTTGGCAACCAAACACGGTAAAAGGAAAacattttcagtaaaatatttTGCACTTCAAAACAGAAGAAAAATGTACCGGCAAGGTGAGTCCGGCAACACGGTGATTTTCTGAAAATGGGTTGTGTTTTGTGGTCAGGCATAAGGgtaaatttgggtttttgaaaaaattgtaagggTAAATTTGGGTTTTCGTATTGGAATTGGACCTCCGAGAGTACAATGCGAAAACGTGGGTTTTCACGCAAAATGTTAGGATTTGGTTttcaaatcaaagcaaaagacAAGGCTCAATAgtgtatatataaaacaaagaaattgaaCGAATCAAACGAAGAAGGAGAAGCAAGGCATGGGGGATAAGAGTCGGAGCCTCCCCGTGGATCCGAATTTGCCCCGATGGGTCTGCCAGAATTGCCGCCACTCCCTCTGCGTCGTCGGCGTCGATTCTTACGCCGACAAGTTCTACAACGACTATTCCTCTCGCTCCGGTAACCAATCAAATTTCGcaatttcattctctcttttttattttcttgcagaTTTTGATATGAGACCCTTTTGAGTAACTCAACTCACAACTCCTTTTTTTCCTTAGTTTATGTATTTTGAGTAATTATTAGCATCTgggatttgtaaaaaaaaaaaaaagaaaagaaaagaaaatcagccttatgtgtttttttaaaattgattatagTATTTGTGTTACACAttaatattatatgattttgtttgaaaagtgatattggtttgtttggttggtttGTTGATAAGTATGGTATGTGGTTTTTGGCAATGAGGATGTGTAGGAATGCAGGGGTCTTCAATTCATGGGGCCAATAGTGTGTTAGGTTCGACGCGGATGGACAACTCTTTTGTTGTGTTACCAAAGCAAAAACCCCAGCAGCAGCTACAAGGGATTCCTCCTCGTCCTCGGGCTGGGGCTGGACCTGTCCAGCCGGATATTAGCCAGCCTGGGAAGACAATGGAGGAGTCATTCGTGGTTGTGTATAAGTCGGAGTCTGCGTCAGATGGAGGCGGCACTCAGTTACCCTCTCCTGAAGGAGGATCCAATGTTCCTCTGCAGCCTCACAACTCGGGGTTCCACTCGACTATTACTCTGCTCAAACGTGCATTTGAGATTGCCACAACTCAGACCCAGGTATGCTTATTGCAGAGGAACTCggatataaattttaatgttggtttgaaaatttgactacatGTTCATATTTACAGGTTGAGCAACCTTTATGTCTTGAATGCATGAGAGTGTTGTCTGACAAACTTGACAAGGAGGTTGAAGATGTGAACAGGGACATTGAAGCATATGAGGCATGTCTTAAGCGCTTGGAGGGAGATCCACGTGATGTTCTTAGTGAGGCTGATTTTCTCAAGGAGAAATTAAAGGTGCTTACTCAGCAACTGGCTCTAATCTATTAATCACTTTTGTTGGACATGCTCTTGCTTTTGATTTATAGGAGGTTAGTCAGcatcttttttaaataatttaccttcatgtgtgtgtgagtattgaatttagtgatgaaatttgTTGATCCACACTGGTATCTAAGACATTCGAGTGCCAATGCTATCATAAGTGCTACAACAATGTTTATCCTTTGGGAGGGTGTTAGATCTCACATGTTGGAAAGaataaagattttttaattgttaaagtAAACAATGTGCTCAATGattctttgttttcatttttttttggttaattttacCTATTGCACAAAAAGAGGGGCGAGGAGCTATTTatcttcaaataaggaaagcaATGGTCGGTTAATTATTTTATGTCTTAAAAGCTTTCCACATTTGTAGTTTTATGCCTGCGTTGTACTTTTTGAAGGTATATTAGATCAATGTGACCAGGATACTAGTGGGTCTGCAATTTTACTAGATGAAATTACTAATAAAGTGAATGTTTTAAAAAGGAGTGTAAATGCACTTTGACATCTTACATTAATTTATGTATGCTTATTAGATGCCAGATTTTATAGAATATTGTGGTCAAAATGGTCATtcaatcatttttgtttggtgtttAAGattgaggaagaagagagaaagctCGAAGCAGCAATTGAAGAAACTGAGAAACAGAACGCTGAAGTGAATGCTGAACTGAAGGAGCTGGAGTTAAAATCTAGCCGCTTTAAGGAATTAGAAGAGCGGTTAGTTTCTTCTCCTCATAATGCTTGGTGAAATCATTTTTCTCATATGTTCcatgataaaataaaaacaagcaccagattttgtttttaattttttttttttaaaaaaaatcagagtgCTTTATGTGTTTCTTTGTATAAGACTATAAGTAGACACTTGAGATCctcaactattttttttttttaatgattcttgATCTAAATGTATAACAGGTATTGGCATGAGttcaataattttcagtttcagttagTTTCACATCAGGTGTGTTTCTTATCCTATTCTTTTGCCattgttatttctatatattcTACTGAAATACATAATTCTCCTGAACCTTCTAAGTTTTGGTTATCTTCACTTGGTTTTTATTGagtgaatttattttaaaccGTCTTCGAAGTTCCttaggaataatttttttttcctttttttgtgtgCTTAATATGGGTTTTAATTTACTTGTTAATTCATTGATAATTGGAATGATTATCATTGATAATACCAGTATTGTTGCCGGTGCTCTCTTTTGTTGGTGCTGTTAATGTTGACATCCCTAGGTTGTTTGCATTTGTATGGAGATATGTTGTCAATGGTCCTTGGACGGAATGACACCTCCTCTCCCCATAAGTAAAGTGTGGAGGTCATGTGTTCAATCCCACATGATTAAGCATTGTGTATTTGCTTGTAAAAACTGGATATGTTCATAGTACTAAATCAAATAGTTATTTTGACCTTTGCAAGACTATTTTAGTTTAATGTTGTAACTCAACTTCGGTTTTCTATTGTAACTCATCTATTGTCCTAATCTCCTATAATTGGATGGTGTCTTTTTTCTATCTACTTTAAAGCCTGAACTTTCGCTGCCTTTAATATGATATTTCCTGAGAACAAAACTGTTTTGGTCAACAGGAAGAGAGAGATGCAGTTCTAGCAAAAATTGAGGTTTCCCAAGCACATTTGGAGCTGTTGAAGCGAACTAATGTGCTTAATGATGCATTCCCCATCTGTCAAGAAGGAGAATTCGGCACCATTAACAATTTTCGACTTGGACGACTTCCTAAAGTTCCGGTAAGTAAACTTTATtacatctatttttttatatgagttAATTGAAAGTTTGTCCATCATCTACCTTCGTTGTTTGCCTACCATAATCAATAACCTGTTAGGACAAACACATATTGTGTTGTCTCACCTGGGGTGTAAAGCTGCTTActttaaatttctctctctctctctcatgttccCTGTGCAATATGCAACTTAATGGAAGGTAGTATTGAATACATGTCACATAATGCTAATCATTCAACTCAATAAAGCTTAAATCTCATACTTGGGGTTGGTAGTAACCAACAAATATCATAGGTGTTAGAAGTTTAGCAGATTTGGTAAGTATCCACTCAACAAATATTATATCTGCTGAGATGAAAATATGGCAAGTGGCCTAAGGACAACTTTGTAGCCTCATATTTGGGATACCCCGACATGGGTCATAATCTGTAAAGATACATGTGGTATGTGGGTAACCTTGGATTTATTTCTGTATCATTTCTCCTTATTGATGTTGCTTGCCTCATAAGTTGTGTATTGCTCTTGATACTTatagaattccaaaaaaaataaaagtgtgcTGCTCTTGGAATTTGATGGCTTTTAGTTTTACCTTTTCCTTTATTCTTAGTGGTTTATAACTTAACTGAATTTCTCcttttataattcttttctttctcacactttgataattatgatttgCTTATGATTTTTACCGTGTTCTGGGATCATATAGGTTGAGTGGGATGAGATAAATGCTGCTTGGGGCCAAGCTTGTCTTCTCCTCCATACAATGTGCCAATATTTCCGGCCAAAGTTTCAGTATCCTTTATCAACAAAATCtatggatttatttatttttgaagttgTTATAATTGAGcatctttatttattaattctatATGTTTAAAATGATGATATTTATAGTTAGCGATATATGATATAGAATATATGTACATACATGCTTTATTTGGCTCAAGGTTTTGGAAAAACGTACTAAAAATTGGGTATTACAAAGggaaaaaatgtaaaagattCTAACTTGTGTCCTACTATTTCAAAAATTGCTCTGTCATCATACCGTACCTGTACCCATACCCTTTCCGGTATCCGTGTAGGTGCTTCCTAGCCTTTAAATTGGTCCCTTAACTATGAAAACTTGCATTTTACAGTCTCAAGTTGCAATAGTATCAATGTGCCCCTTATATTAACATCCGTTAGAATCTTGCTGATACTCACACAAAAAAGACATTTTGgacaaagaaatagaaagacATTTTTTGCGGGTTAATGGTGAAAAATCCAATAGACCATAATGGAAGGAGCATATTGACATTATTGTAACAGTTGAGGGTGTCAACTGCAAGTTTTAAAGTCCCCTAACTGATTTTGAAGCAACCCCAAATTTAGAGAATGTAAAGTGCATAgcatttaattttcatttttaattataagtCATAATCTCTTTAGGAAATGCCTTGTTCCTATTGAGGCAATCCTCCATAAGCTTCTGTAGAATGAAGGAATCTATTCTGTTGGACTAGTGGACTCCACAAACTCTAATTAATACATGCATTCTACATTGTCATATATTCTGCATTTTTCTGCTAAGATTGTCTCTAAAATGATAAGTATTGTATCCTTAATTCTTTTATCTTTAGATATCGAATAAAAATTATTCCTATGGGGAGCTACCCTCGAATTATGGACAGCAACAACAATACTTATGAGCTGTAAGTGTAGACTACTCCCTTGATAGTTTATACTGAACCGAAATTTACTGAGCTGATTTAAAATGATCAACTAAGTGcaatataaaatgaaaagagcATGGGCATCAGTAACCTGCTGTGCATGGTGCAAGGAGTGGGGGGAAGATATGATCTAATTTGGTCTGTTCCCTACAAATTATGAGCAGCCTGTTTAAGGGTTGGCATATGGGAAAATCCTATGTAGGCAGTAGCTTTGTGGAATTCAAGTCTCATTTGGTGGATTAAAAGTTGGTTTGTTCCCCTCGTACAATATGAAATATTGGGTTTGATAAAATTATCTACATTCAACCAAGCTTTATTAGGTAAATGGTTGTGGTGTTACAGTGAGGAAGGAAATCACTTCTTGAGATGTATTTGGGGCAAAATATGGGGAAGTAAGGGGTTAGTGGACAAATCTAGTGAGGTGACCTCATGGCCCATGGGTGAAGTTTAATTCATAGCATGAGGGTTGGTTGGAAGATGTTTTTGGGTTTCATAACATATGTGGTAGGGGATGGAAGAAGGGTGCGCTTCTGCCATGATGTGTGGTGTGGGGACATTGGCCTGAAGCAGTTATTtcctaatatatttttaatcaataaagataaaaaaaagctTCTGTGTATTCTTATTTGAGTTTTTCAGTGGGCAGGAGGAGTCAATCCTGAAAGCctaaatttatttggaaaaggATCCTCTCCATTTGCTTTGAAAGGGAGAGAGTCCATTTTATTGATAAAGATTTAGCAATATACAAATCTAAAGATGAACACAGGATCACTTTTCTTTAAATTCAGTTATCATTACTTCTTTGGTGGTATgatattttaaataacatgGCACCATATACACCTTTAGTTGCATGGAAACTGAATCCTTTATAATTGAATCTGTGAACTCATTTCTTGATATGTTGTAAGCTGAAACTTGGAGGTAAATTTGATGGTATTATTTTGAGACATTAAGAGGTTGTAATGCTATGCAATTTCCTTGGAGGAATATTTGGTAGCGAAGTCCTTAGGAaaattgccattttttttttggacagcAGATTTGggataaattttaataatggaTAATCTAATTAAAAAGAACCTTATCATGATAGACTAGTGTTGCATGCGCAAGTGTAGTGGTGAGATGGATAGTTCAGAGAGTGAAATAATCACACATTAAGTTGTCTACTCATGAagttgtttttttagttttacagTCTTTGTATGAGTAGTCTATTGGTATTGGCAGAGTTTCTTATCCTTATTTTGTGGACAATATTgatagtttttagtttttaattcttataTGTACTGCTTCTATCTATGGATGTCCTTTCTATtgattttttcttaataaaaaaagatgcgTAGACCATGTATGTGATTCACCATTCACATTTCTGTTTTCatattgtttatttgtttgttgttttaaaCAATGAGTATTTCTTAGGTTTGGTCCTGTGAACTTGTTTTGGAGCACTCGCTATGACAAAGCAATGACATTGTTTGTCACATGCCTCAAGGACTTTGCTGAGTTTGCACGTTTAAGGGATATGGAAAACAACATACCTCCTGACAAACAATTCAAATTGCCCTATAAGTAAGTTTTCTTATCTTTATGGACAATATTCCATTTATACGTCTTTGTATGTATAGTTGTGAAGATATCTTTGTAAATTCATCTAGAAGAGAGGAGAGTGACTTTCATGTTTAATCTTCTTATTTTCTGTGTTGCTTGCTTTTATACTGAGTCTAGGTTTTGTGGAGGTTAGCAGTTGGGAG includes the following:
- the LOC115984259 gene encoding beclin-1-like protein; the protein is MGDKSRSLPVDPNLPRWVCQNCRHSLCVVGVDSYADKFYNDYSSRSGMQGSSIHGANSVLGSTRMDNSFVVLPKQKPQQQLQGIPPRPRAGAGPVQPDISQPGKTMEESFVVVYKSESASDGGGTQLPSPEGGSNVPLQPHNSGFHSTITLLKRAFEIATTQTQVEQPLCLECMRVLSDKLDKEVEDVNRDIEAYEACLKRLEGDPRDVLSEADFLKEKLKIEEEERKLEAAIEETEKQNAEVNAELKELELKSSRFKELEERYWHEFNNFQFQLVSHQEERDAVLAKIEVSQAHLELLKRTNVLNDAFPICQEGEFGTINNFRLGRLPKVPVEWDEINAAWGQACLLLHTMCQYFRPKFQYRIKIIPMGSYPRIMDSNNNTYELFGPVNLFWSTRYDKAMTLFVTCLKDFAEFARLRDMENNIPPDKQFKLPYKIENDKVGTYSITQSFNKQENWTKALKYTLCNLKWALFWFIGNTNFQPLTSVASSHAEVPEIGSLYRRGTDSKLESRNTSNP